The Phycisphaerae bacterium RAS1 genome includes a region encoding these proteins:
- the rne gene encoding Ribonuclease E has product MQRLGEEGGDAHGPTRPMQDRPPQSRPPQDRQRFDRPAMPPTPPVVSLPPLEPPDDEFETEELAFEDPSLGGHMEEPATRPFVEEPETDADHEPEGAIDFDADVEPTVDEELPEAEPEPGAPRGRGRDRDRDRRRGRGRERRFRYRDDWHDDSPIEVVADIGDEPAEEGAEEGGPATREMIINATPREECRIAISNKGRLEEMYLERAGAENYVGNIYKGVITNVEPSIQAAFIDFGVGKNGFLHISDLNPEYFPDGGGGPEAVGRKIARRHRPPIQKCLRRGQEVIVQVTKEGIGTKGPTLSTYLSIPGRFMVMMPGMRKLGVSRKIEDDDTRHKLRGELDKLELPEGMGFIARTAAQNRSQRELQGDLNYLSRLWRAVENRRKNDRAPCELYRESDLMIRTIRDVFSADIGRIIVDDAQVAERAREFLSIFSPNSNDVVVTYDGPEPIFHKYGIEAELEMLHARRVPLRSGGSLVIDQTEALVAIDVNSGKFRTEDDAELTAFKINIEAADEIPRQLRLRDMGGVIVCDFIDMRMESHRRQIEQRLIRNLKKHKERAKVLRMSAFGIIEMTRQRQRASLQRSVYTDCVHCRGTGLVKTNESVSLDVMRSIQLAATREQTYLIEVSVSMEVANLLQNHKRSQIAAWENKNRKVISIRPEPTYSIDQVEIRCSDIRGRPVPYV; this is encoded by the coding sequence ATGCAGCGCCTGGGCGAGGAGGGCGGCGATGCGCATGGTCCGACGCGGCCGATGCAGGATCGTCCGCCGCAGAGTCGTCCGCCGCAGGATCGGCAGCGATTCGACCGTCCGGCGATGCCGCCGACGCCGCCGGTGGTGTCGCTCCCGCCGCTCGAGCCGCCGGATGACGAGTTTGAGACGGAAGAACTGGCATTCGAGGACCCCTCGCTGGGCGGGCACATGGAGGAGCCGGCGACCCGACCGTTCGTCGAGGAACCCGAGACGGACGCGGACCACGAACCGGAAGGCGCGATCGACTTCGACGCCGACGTAGAACCCACCGTCGACGAGGAGCTGCCGGAGGCCGAGCCGGAGCCGGGCGCTCCGCGCGGCCGCGGGCGTGATCGAGATCGTGATCGCCGCCGCGGGCGCGGACGCGAGCGCCGCTTCCGTTATCGCGACGACTGGCACGACGACAGCCCGATCGAAGTGGTGGCCGACATCGGCGACGAACCGGCGGAGGAAGGCGCCGAAGAAGGCGGCCCGGCGACGCGCGAAATGATCATCAACGCCACTCCGCGCGAAGAGTGCCGCATCGCGATCAGCAACAAGGGCCGTCTCGAAGAGATGTACCTGGAGCGCGCCGGCGCGGAAAACTACGTCGGCAACATCTACAAGGGCGTCATCACCAACGTCGAGCCGAGCATTCAGGCCGCCTTCATCGACTTCGGCGTCGGCAAGAACGGCTTCCTGCACATCTCCGACTTGAACCCGGAGTACTTCCCCGACGGCGGCGGCGGACCGGAAGCAGTCGGCCGCAAGATCGCCCGCCGGCACCGACCGCCGATCCAGAAATGCCTGCGCCGCGGACAGGAAGTCATTGTGCAGGTGACGAAAGAGGGCATCGGCACCAAGGGTCCGACGCTCTCGACGTACCTGAGCATTCCCGGCCGCTTCATGGTGATGATGCCCGGCATGCGCAAGCTGGGCGTCTCGCGCAAGATCGAGGACGACGACACGCGCCACAAACTGCGCGGCGAGCTGGACAAGTTGGAGCTTCCGGAAGGCATGGGCTTCATCGCCCGCACCGCCGCCCAGAACCGCAGCCAGCGCGAGTTGCAGGGCGATCTGAATTACCTCTCGCGCCTCTGGCGGGCGGTCGAGAACCGCCGCAAGAACGATCGCGCTCCGTGCGAGCTGTACCGCGAGTCGGACCTGATGATTCGCACGATCCGCGACGTGTTCTCGGCCGACATCGGGCGGATCATCGTTGATGATGCGCAGGTGGCCGAGCGGGCGCGCGAATTTCTGTCGATCTTCAGCCCGAACTCGAACGATGTGGTGGTCACCTATGACGGCCCGGAGCCGATCTTCCACAAGTACGGCATCGAGGCCGAGCTGGAAATGCTGCACGCGCGGCGTGTGCCGCTGCGCTCCGGCGGGTCGCTGGTCATCGATCAGACCGAGGCGCTGGTCGCGATCGACGTGAACAGCGGCAAGTTCCGCACCGAGGACGATGCGGAGCTGACGGCGTTCAAGATCAACATCGAGGCGGCGGACGAGATTCCGCGGCAGCTCCGGCTGCGCGACATGGGCGGCGTGATCGTGTGCGACTTTATCGACATGCGCATGGAATCGCACCGCCGGCAGATCGAGCAGCGCCTGATCCGCAACCTGAAGAAGCACAAGGAGCGCGCCAAGGTGCTGCGGATGAGCGCGTTCGGAATCATCGAGATGACGCGGCAGCGCCAGCGGGCCAGCCTGCAGCGCAGCGTGTACACCGACTGCGTGCATTGCCGCGGCACCGGGCTGGTGAAGACCAATGAGTCCGTCTCGCTGGACGTGATGCGCTCGATTCAGCTCGCCGCGACGCGCGAGCAGACGTACCTGATCGAGGTGTCGGTCTCGATGGAGGTGGCGAACCTGCTGCAGAATCACAAGCGCTCGCAGATTGCGGCGTGGGAGAACAAGAACCGCAAGGTGATCTCGATCCGGCCGGAGCCGACGTACAGCATCGACCAGGTGGAGATTCGCTGCTCCGACATCCGCGGGAGGCCCGTGCCGTACGTGTAG